A window from Opitutia bacterium ISCC 52 encodes these proteins:
- a CDS encoding class I SAM-dependent methyltransferase encodes MTLAKTTKEYFEEWHPYDLLIKHNYMRYVEMIDCLRTEWKTSNNQMQDIFELGCGNAFAVAKAFKGFKTIQYTGVDLSKTALEDAAQNLAQLDGGFELIESDIRTAGTDSNKDYDLIVAGFCLHHFSSDENLQILKDAKQRLREGGRCIVYDIVTREGEERDRYIERLVDGVKTREMNMNDDQLESIVHHITHYDFPASQEAWKELALAAGFHSVECKYRYP; translated from the coding sequence ATGACCTTGGCGAAAACCACAAAAGAATATTTCGAAGAGTGGCATCCTTATGACCTGCTCATCAAGCACAACTACATGCGCTATGTGGAAATGATTGATTGTCTGAGAACAGAGTGGAAGACGTCCAACAATCAGATGCAGGATATATTCGAACTGGGTTGTGGAAATGCCTTTGCGGTGGCTAAGGCATTTAAGGGATTCAAAACCATTCAATATACCGGCGTAGACTTGTCGAAAACGGCGCTTGAAGACGCCGCTCAAAACCTTGCACAACTGGATGGGGGATTTGAGCTGATTGAAAGTGACATTCGCACTGCAGGTACTGATTCTAATAAGGATTACGATCTGATTGTCGCAGGTTTTTGCCTACATCATTTTTCGTCGGATGAGAATCTGCAGATTCTAAAAGATGCCAAGCAGCGTCTACGTGAGGGTGGCCGCTGTATTGTGTATGATATCGTGACTCGCGAAGGTGAAGAAAGGGATCGTTATATCGAGCGACTCGTAGACGGTGTTAAAACGCGAGAAATGAACATGAATGATGACCAATTGGAGTCCATCGTGCATCACATCACGCATTATGATTTTCCTGCCTCACAGGAAGCATGGAAAGAACTGGCCTTGGCCGCCGGCTTTCATTCAGTGGAGTGTAAATACCGATACCCGTAA
- a CDS encoding sulfite exporter TauE/SafE family protein codes for MNWTPYITLFLIGFWGSGHCLAMCGGFSMLLGQGAQSRGNLLLRYTLYQCGKALTYMFLGALVSIASGALGGSIGFERLQIILGVLAGIFMVLFGLGYVTDWRFKIPSFLGGRLAQTCSPILKLLQMRTASGAFLFGWFNGFLPCGLVWVALGYLASFTSVTVGIVGAFFFGLGTFPALLGLALTQHQLGMQKRKWIMRMAGLILILFGLISAMRWHPTVHHWFHQNLVVEFEESN; via the coding sequence GTGAATTGGACCCCATACATCACTTTGTTCCTGATTGGCTTTTGGGGGAGTGGACATTGCCTGGCAATGTGCGGCGGATTTTCAATGCTTTTGGGGCAGGGTGCGCAAAGTCGGGGGAATCTCCTCTTAAGGTATACGCTGTATCAATGCGGGAAGGCGCTCACTTACATGTTTCTGGGAGCGCTGGTCAGTATTGCTAGTGGTGCTTTGGGAGGTTCAATAGGCTTTGAACGGCTCCAGATTATCCTCGGTGTATTGGCTGGGATCTTTATGGTTCTATTTGGGCTGGGTTATGTAACTGATTGGCGTTTCAAGATTCCCAGTTTCTTAGGCGGAAGGTTGGCTCAGACTTGCAGTCCCATCTTGAAGTTACTTCAAATGCGCACAGCAAGTGGTGCATTTCTTTTTGGCTGGTTTAATGGATTTCTGCCCTGTGGCTTAGTCTGGGTCGCTCTCGGGTATCTGGCCAGTTTTACCTCGGTGACCGTTGGCATTGTCGGGGCCTTCTTTTTCGGTTTGGGAACCTTTCCTGCATTACTAGGCCTGGCCCTGACTCAGCACCAACTTGGAATGCAAAAGCGTAAGTGGATCATGCGAATGGCAGGGCTAATCCTGATCCTATTCGGATTGATATCGGCCATGCGTTGGCATCCGACTGTCCATCATTGGTTCCACCAGAATTTGGTAGTAGAGTTCGAAGAGTCGAACTGA
- a CDS encoding MBL fold metallo-hydrolase yields MILTDLNPANGMGANCFLVELGPFKLVIDCGINPKEMGMKAMPELHRLEDHRIELAIVTHCHLDHLGALPVLLKHAPDVEIAMSIPSQMIFSRMLHNSVNVMKRQREEHYIKEYPLYSHDDIDLLAKQVYPMMFGKTKRLQKKGEELEITLYSSGHVVGAAGIELVYKHRRIFFTGDVLFTQQSILNGAKFPKHPVDTLVMETTRGANEADPYYNRNEEVKSLLECINNSLKGGGSVLIPVFAFGRMQEIMNLVHQARLRGDIPISPVFSSGLGMDLADYIDKITKRTELCTFSTKVIREMRVKPVKNLRPGKRVSMPGLYICSSGMMVQHTPSWRVAASLLPFHENTICFVGYCDPDTQGGKLQQTKPGEKFLFEQLNMDLPLRARVRKFDLSGHANRDELMSFALDREPRSVVLTHGDPDARNWFAEAFANSVIQPKVTIPKSFEPCLV; encoded by the coding sequence ATGATTTTAACTGATTTAAATCCGGCCAATGGCATGGGGGCCAACTGCTTCCTGGTTGAACTTGGACCGTTTAAGCTCGTCATCGATTGCGGTATCAATCCCAAGGAGATGGGAATGAAAGCGATGCCGGAACTGCACCGTCTGGAAGACCATCGTATCGAACTGGCCATCGTGACCCATTGCCACCTCGATCATTTGGGAGCGCTTCCAGTGCTATTGAAACATGCCCCCGACGTGGAAATCGCCATGAGCATCCCAAGTCAGATGATCTTTAGCCGCATGCTGCACAATTCGGTCAATGTGATGAAGCGACAGCGTGAGGAGCATTACATCAAAGAGTATCCGCTGTATTCACATGACGATATAGATCTCCTCGCCAAACAGGTGTACCCAATGATGTTTGGCAAAACCAAACGACTTCAAAAAAAGGGCGAAGAACTGGAAATTACTCTCTATTCGTCCGGTCATGTGGTTGGGGCAGCCGGAATAGAACTCGTTTACAAACATCGACGGATTTTCTTTACCGGGGATGTTTTATTTACTCAGCAAAGTATCTTAAACGGAGCCAAATTCCCGAAGCATCCAGTTGACACCTTGGTCATGGAGACGACTCGAGGTGCAAACGAAGCCGATCCTTACTACAATCGAAATGAAGAGGTAAAGTCGCTCCTCGAATGTATCAATAATTCGCTTAAAGGAGGAGGTTCCGTATTGATCCCGGTGTTTGCATTTGGCCGCATGCAGGAGATCATGAATCTGGTTCATCAGGCACGACTGCGTGGAGACATTCCGATCTCTCCTGTATTTTCTTCCGGCTTAGGAATGGATCTGGCCGACTACATAGACAAAATCACCAAACGAACCGAGCTCTGCACCTTTTCGACTAAGGTGATTCGAGAGATGCGCGTTAAACCAGTGAAGAACCTTCGCCCAGGAAAGCGTGTATCCATGCCAGGCCTCTATATCTGCAGTAGCGGCATGATGGTTCAACACACTCCATCTTGGCGAGTAGCAGCCAGCCTTCTGCCCTTCCACGAAAACACCATCTGCTTCGTGGGATACTGCGATCCGGATACTCAAGGCGGGAAACTTCAACAAACTAAACCCGGAGAGAAGTTTTTGTTTGAGCAACTCAATATGGATTTACCCCTGCGAGCACGTGTTAGAAAGTTTGACCTGAGCGGCCACGCAAATCGAGACGAGCTCATGTCGTTTGCTTTGGATCGTGAACCTCGAAGCGTCGTTCTCACACACGGCGACCCGGATGCGCGTAACTGGTTTGCCGAGGCATTCGCCAATTCAGTGATCCAACCCAAGGTGACCATTCCTAAGTCCTTTGAGCCTTGCCTGGTGTAA
- a CDS encoding PQQ-binding-like beta-propeller repeat protein — protein sequence MKLTSPIASTLVASTLLSSAAMEWPAWRGPDGTGIGKAENLPVEWTTEENVAWKLALPAWSGSSPIISGDSIYFISPSKEEVKEEPEEPAPTGRRSRRPAPPSGIMGPGGQTISLYSVARKDGSINWTTELDSGNKISFKQNSSSPSPVTDGEIIYTVTGNGIATAINTSGKIIWEYAIQDHHWDFGIQAGYASSPVLFEDLLIIQVLHGMYTDDPSYLLALDKNTGKQRWYQERETDAIKESPDSYATPTLSQTHSGVQLIILGGDYVTGHNPRDGEEIWRAGGLNPKKASNYRIVPSPVAVDGMIYAPTRKKPLLALRFEGKGDVTDSHLVWKYDKPAGAPDVPTPICDGMFFYMVEDFGQITCLDAKTGDVIWGPESTGLGRVSSSPVMADGKIYFSDEDGETAVVKAGSEFELLGKNKLDGSFTLSTPAVAGNQLFIRTAEHLYCLEQG from the coding sequence ATGAAATTAACATCACCCATCGCTAGCACTTTAGTAGCATCTACTCTTCTCTCCTCCGCTGCCATGGAATGGCCGGCCTGGCGTGGTCCCGACGGAACGGGAATTGGAAAAGCTGAAAATCTGCCCGTCGAATGGACCACTGAAGAGAATGTGGCCTGGAAACTCGCACTCCCAGCCTGGAGCGGATCCTCGCCCATCATCTCTGGAGATTCTATCTATTTCATTTCCCCCTCCAAAGAGGAAGTAAAGGAGGAGCCCGAAGAACCAGCCCCGACCGGCAGACGGTCCCGTCGACCCGCTCCACCTTCCGGTATCATGGGTCCTGGAGGACAAACGATCTCACTCTACTCGGTAGCTCGCAAAGATGGTTCGATCAATTGGACAACCGAACTGGATAGCGGGAACAAAATTTCTTTTAAACAAAACTCCAGTTCACCTTCCCCTGTAACAGACGGGGAAATAATCTACACAGTGACTGGTAACGGAATCGCCACAGCAATCAATACATCCGGCAAGATTATATGGGAATATGCCATCCAGGACCACCATTGGGATTTTGGTATTCAGGCAGGCTATGCGTCTTCTCCCGTTCTCTTTGAGGATCTGCTAATCATTCAGGTGCTTCATGGGATGTACACCGATGATCCTTCCTACCTTTTAGCCTTGGATAAAAATACCGGCAAACAACGTTGGTATCAAGAGAGAGAAACCGATGCGATCAAAGAGTCACCCGATTCTTATGCCACTCCTACCCTTTCCCAAACACACTCGGGCGTTCAATTGATCATTCTTGGCGGCGACTATGTAACGGGCCACAACCCAAGAGACGGAGAAGAGATTTGGCGTGCCGGTGGATTGAATCCAAAGAAAGCAAGCAACTACCGCATCGTCCCATCACCCGTAGCTGTCGACGGCATGATTTATGCCCCGACACGCAAGAAGCCACTCCTGGCATTACGCTTTGAAGGCAAAGGCGACGTAACGGATTCCCACCTCGTCTGGAAATATGACAAACCCGCAGGTGCTCCTGACGTTCCAACCCCCATTTGCGATGGTATGTTCTTTTACATGGTGGAGGACTTTGGTCAGATCACCTGTCTCGATGCCAAAACCGGAGACGTCATTTGGGGTCCTGAAAGTACCGGACTGGGTCGAGTAAGCTCATCGCCCGTCATGGCCGACGGAAAAATCTATTTTTCAGATGAGGACGGTGAGACCGCCGTAGTGAAAGCCGGATCGGAATTTGAGCTGCTAGGCAAAAACAAACTCGATGGCAGTTTCACCTTATCTACCCCGGCTGTTGCTGGAAACCAGCTCTTTATCCGAACGGCTGAACACCTCTATTGCCTGGAGCAGGGATAA
- a CDS encoding ApaG domain codes for MSNDAIELPGLTVHLDQLIYQNDPEHFPEKTPHAFVYFLTIQNESTNTVHLFGRKWILEYHDGSTRVIEGDGIVGKKPSLPPGESFSYNSFHLSDQSALAMGSFFGRDENDRRIFTRIPPMDLHLPPDIPGDAQA; via the coding sequence ATGTCGAATGATGCCATCGAGCTACCGGGACTTACAGTGCATCTGGACCAGTTGATTTATCAGAATGACCCTGAGCACTTTCCTGAAAAAACGCCCCACGCTTTTGTATATTTCTTAACCATACAGAATGAATCGACTAACACCGTTCACCTCTTTGGGCGAAAATGGATACTCGAATACCACGACGGATCTACTCGGGTCATTGAAGGCGATGGCATCGTAGGCAAGAAACCCTCTTTGCCCCCGGGAGAAAGCTTCTCCTATAATAGTTTCCACTTGTCTGATCAAAGCGCACTTGCCATGGGTAGTTTTTTTGGTCGCGATGAAAATGACCGACGCATCTTTACCCGCATTCCTCCCATGGACCTACATCTACCTCCGGACATACCGGGTGACGCCCAGGCATGA